One region of Colius striatus isolate bColStr4 chromosome 4, bColStr4.1.hap1, whole genome shotgun sequence genomic DNA includes:
- the CYRIB gene encoding CYFIP-related Rac1 interactor B isoform X3 produces the protein MYLLLFACSRLHLSCIKYAQPTESEKEIYNQVNVVLKDAEGILEDLQSYRGAGHEIREAIQHPNDEKLQEKAWGAVVPLVGKLKKFYEFSQRLEAGLRGLLGALTSTPYSPTQHLEREQALAKQFAEILHFTLRFDELKMTNPAIQNDFSYYRRTLSRMRINNVPAEGENEVNNELANRMSLFYAEATPMLKTLSDATTKFVSENKNLPIENTTDCLSTMASVCRVMLETPEYRSRFTNEETVSFCLRVMVGVIILYDHVHPVGAFAKTSKIDMKGCIKVLKDQPPNSVEGLLNALRYTTKHLNDETTSKQIKSMLQ, from the exons ATGTATCTATTACTCTTTGCCTGCAGTAGACTGCATTTGTCATGTATTAAAT ATGCCCAACCTACAGAATCTGAAAAGGAAATTTATAATCAGGTGAATGTAGTGTTAAAGGATGCAGAAGGAATACTGGAAGACTTGCAGTCATATAGAGGAGCTGGCCATGAAATACGAGAG GCAATACAGCATCCCAATGATGAGAAGCTACAAGAAAAGGCATGGGGTGCAGTCGTACCACTAGTAGGCAAACTAAAGAAATTCTATGAATTTTCTCAAAGGCTAG AGGCAGGACTGCGAGGCCTGCTGGGGGCCCTGACAAGCACTCCCTACTCACCGACGCAGCACCTGGAGCGAGAGCAGGCTCTTGCCAAGCAGTTTGCAGAAATCCTTCACTTTACACTCCGGTTTGATGAACTCAAG ATGACAAATCCTGCTATACAGAATGACTTCAGTTACTACAGAAGAACTCTGAGCCGTATGAGGATTAACAATGTCCCA gcagagggagaaaatgAAGTAAATAATGAGTTGGCAAACagaatgtctttattttatgcTGAGGCAACGCCAATGTTGAAAACCTTAAGTGATGCTACAACAAAGTTTGTGTCAGAG aatAAAAATTTACCAATAGAGAATACTACAGATTGCTTAAGCACCATGGCCAGTGTGTGCAGGGTCATGCTGGAAACCCC tgaatacagaagcaggtttacaAATGAGGAAACAGTATCATTCTGTCTGAGGGTAATGGTGGGTGTCATCATACTCTATGACCATGTGCATCCAGTGGGTGCTTTTGCCAAAACTTCAAAAATTGAT ATGAAAGGATGCATCAAAGTTCTTAAAGACCAGCCTCCTAACAGTGTAGAAGGCCTTCTAAATGCTCTCAG gTACACAACAAAGCATTTGAATGATGAGACTACCTCCAAGCAAATAAAATCCATGTTGCAATAA
- the CYRIB gene encoding CYFIP-related Rac1 interactor B isoform X2 translates to MGNLIKVLTRDIDHNAAHFFLDFENAQPTESEKEIYNQVNVVLKDAEGILEDLQSYRGAGHEIREAIQHPNDEKLQEKAWGAVVPLVGKLKKFYEFSQRLEAGLRGLLGALTSTPYSPTQHLEREQALAKQFAEILHFTLRFDELKMTNPAIQNDFSYYRRTLSRMRINNVPAEGENEVNNELANRMSLFYAEATPMLKTLSDATTKFVSENKNLPIENTTDCLSTMASVCRVMLETPEYRSRFTNEETVSFCLRVMVGVIILYDHVHPVGAFAKTSKIDMKGCIKVLKDQPPNSVEGLLNALRYTTKHLNDETTSKQIKSMLQ, encoded by the exons ATGCCCAACCTACAGAATCTGAAAAGGAAATTTATAATCAGGTGAATGTAGTGTTAAAGGATGCAGAAGGAATACTGGAAGACTTGCAGTCATATAGAGGAGCTGGCCATGAAATACGAGAG GCAATACAGCATCCCAATGATGAGAAGCTACAAGAAAAGGCATGGGGTGCAGTCGTACCACTAGTAGGCAAACTAAAGAAATTCTATGAATTTTCTCAAAGGCTAG AGGCAGGACTGCGAGGCCTGCTGGGGGCCCTGACAAGCACTCCCTACTCACCGACGCAGCACCTGGAGCGAGAGCAGGCTCTTGCCAAGCAGTTTGCAGAAATCCTTCACTTTACACTCCGGTTTGATGAACTCAAG ATGACAAATCCTGCTATACAGAATGACTTCAGTTACTACAGAAGAACTCTGAGCCGTATGAGGATTAACAATGTCCCA gcagagggagaaaatgAAGTAAATAATGAGTTGGCAAACagaatgtctttattttatgcTGAGGCAACGCCAATGTTGAAAACCTTAAGTGATGCTACAACAAAGTTTGTGTCAGAG aatAAAAATTTACCAATAGAGAATACTACAGATTGCTTAAGCACCATGGCCAGTGTGTGCAGGGTCATGCTGGAAACCCC tgaatacagaagcaggtttacaAATGAGGAAACAGTATCATTCTGTCTGAGGGTAATGGTGGGTGTCATCATACTCTATGACCATGTGCATCCAGTGGGTGCTTTTGCCAAAACTTCAAAAATTGAT ATGAAAGGATGCATCAAAGTTCTTAAAGACCAGCCTCCTAACAGTGTAGAAGGCCTTCTAAATGCTCTCAG gTACACAACAAAGCATTTGAATGATGAGACTACCTCCAAGCAAATAAAATCCATGTTGCAATAA
- the CYRIB gene encoding CYFIP-related Rac1 interactor B isoform X1, with translation MGNLLKVLTCTDLEQGPNFFLDFENAQPTESEKEIYNQVNVVLKDAEGILEDLQSYRGAGHEIREAIQHPNDEKLQEKAWGAVVPLVGKLKKFYEFSQRLEAGLRGLLGALTSTPYSPTQHLEREQALAKQFAEILHFTLRFDELKMTNPAIQNDFSYYRRTLSRMRINNVPAEGENEVNNELANRMSLFYAEATPMLKTLSDATTKFVSENKNLPIENTTDCLSTMASVCRVMLETPEYRSRFTNEETVSFCLRVMVGVIILYDHVHPVGAFAKTSKIDMKGCIKVLKDQPPNSVEGLLNALRYTTKHLNDETTSKQIKSMLQ, from the exons ATGGGGAACCTTCTAAAAGTTTTGACATGCACAGACCTTGAGCAGGGGCCAaattttttccttgattttgaAA ATGCCCAACCTACAGAATCTGAAAAGGAAATTTATAATCAGGTGAATGTAGTGTTAAAGGATGCAGAAGGAATACTGGAAGACTTGCAGTCATATAGAGGAGCTGGCCATGAAATACGAGAG GCAATACAGCATCCCAATGATGAGAAGCTACAAGAAAAGGCATGGGGTGCAGTCGTACCACTAGTAGGCAAACTAAAGAAATTCTATGAATTTTCTCAAAGGCTAG AGGCAGGACTGCGAGGCCTGCTGGGGGCCCTGACAAGCACTCCCTACTCACCGACGCAGCACCTGGAGCGAGAGCAGGCTCTTGCCAAGCAGTTTGCAGAAATCCTTCACTTTACACTCCGGTTTGATGAACTCAAG ATGACAAATCCTGCTATACAGAATGACTTCAGTTACTACAGAAGAACTCTGAGCCGTATGAGGATTAACAATGTCCCA gcagagggagaaaatgAAGTAAATAATGAGTTGGCAAACagaatgtctttattttatgcTGAGGCAACGCCAATGTTGAAAACCTTAAGTGATGCTACAACAAAGTTTGTGTCAGAG aatAAAAATTTACCAATAGAGAATACTACAGATTGCTTAAGCACCATGGCCAGTGTGTGCAGGGTCATGCTGGAAACCCC tgaatacagaagcaggtttacaAATGAGGAAACAGTATCATTCTGTCTGAGGGTAATGGTGGGTGTCATCATACTCTATGACCATGTGCATCCAGTGGGTGCTTTTGCCAAAACTTCAAAAATTGAT ATGAAAGGATGCATCAAAGTTCTTAAAGACCAGCCTCCTAACAGTGTAGAAGGCCTTCTAAATGCTCTCAG gTACACAACAAAGCATTTGAATGATGAGACTACCTCCAAGCAAATAAAATCCATGTTGCAATAA